A genomic stretch from Desulfotignum balticum DSM 7044 includes:
- a CDS encoding DUF3995 domain-containing protein, with amino-acid sequence MQIISISLTVSFIIIAFLHIFWALGFKFDIRNMVPVVIGEPVFTPGPVGTLIVAIVLFCFAGVSLALGYSSKVPVSYFPFLKPAGITIGVILLVRAVGDFKYAGFFKRIKGSNFAKYDNWLYSPFCLISGGAFLYLAKNLT; translated from the coding sequence ATGCAAATTATATCAATATCTCTGACAGTGTCGTTTATAATTATCGCATTTCTTCATATTTTTTGGGCATTAGGTTTCAAATTCGATATTCGAAATATGGTTCCTGTTGTAATCGGTGAACCGGTCTTTACCCCTGGCCCTGTTGGCACTTTAATTGTCGCGATTGTTCTTTTTTGCTTTGCAGGCGTTTCTCTGGCTCTGGGCTATTCCAGCAAAGTACCTGTCAGTTATTTTCCGTTCCTGAAACCAGCAGGTATCACAATAGGTGTCATACTCCTTGTAAGGGCTGTTGGTGATTTTAAATATGCTGGCTTTTTCAAAAGAATTAAAGGCAGCAATTTTGCAAAATATGACAACTGGTTGTACTCCCCATTTTGTTTAATAAGTGG